The Cloacibacterium sp. TD35 region GTGTTTCTTTAGGTAACAAAGATGAATTAATTGATCTTTTCTGGGTGTATTACCCAGATGCTAGAGAAGTTCTTGCAAACTCAGTAGTTTTCAATAGCAAAAACTTATCTTCAGATTTAACTTATGATGATATTCTTAATGCTAGAAGATTTTCTTCAATTATCTATAAATCAGATAATGGTTTAGGAACAGGAATCATTAAAGATTATATTCCTAATGATGCCGAAGAACAATTAGAAGAATCAGACAGAATTAAAAATCAAATTCTAGAAATGGAAAACGATATGTGGAATTATTAATCCAAATATCCTTATATAAACAAAAACCTAAGTATCTTTGCTTAGGTTTTTTTATTGACAGTTTATGACAAAATCCGTAGAGTATATTATCGTAGGAGATGGTTATGCAGCAATGTTTTTAGCGCATCAATTCATTAAAAATAATATATCATTTTTACTTTTTACCGAAGGCAAAAAGAGTGCATCAATGGTTTCTGCTGGGATGATAAATCCTGCGGTTCTTAAACGTTTTACCACGTTTTGGCTGGCGCAGCAGCAAATAGATTCTCTTAAAAATACCATGACCGAAATTGAACAATATACAAGGCATAATTACCTGATAGAAAAGCCTATTCTAAGAGTTTTTCATGACGAAAAAGAAAAAGAATTATGGCTGAAAAAATCAGATGACAATAACTTGAAACCATTTCTTTCCAAAGATTTTATAAAACTTAATTCTGTCAAAAATCCATTTGAATGTGGAGTAGTGAATCAATCCGCTCGGTTAGATGTAAGAGGTTTTTTCACAGATATGATGAACTTTTTAGAAAGTCAAAATTATCTTATCAAAGAAAAATTTGATTATAAATTATTGAAACCAAATGATTCTACCTACAAAGATATTTCGTTTAAAAAAATAATCTTTGCCGAAGGAATGGCGGTCAAAGAAAACCCATTTTTCGCAGAAATCCCTGTACATCAGAATAAAGGCCATCATTTAGAAGTTCAACTTTCTGTCCCTTTAGAAGATGGGTTTACGATCAAAAAGAAGCATTTTATTTTCCCATTAAACAACGGGAATTATTACTATGGCGGAACGTATGACCGTGAACAAATCCATCATAAAATAGACGATGCTGCGGTAGAAAAACTCACAAATGCTTTAGGAGAGTTTTATCCTCATGATTTCGAAGTAAAAGAGGTGAAATTTGGCTTCAGACCTACAGTTAAAGATAGAAGGCCTATTTTAGGAAATCATCCTGAATTTGGTAATTTATATGTATTTAATGGATTGGGAGCAAGAGGAATTCTCAATGGAAATTATTTCTCCATTAACCTATACCATCATTTAGAAAACGGTGAAGAAATTCATCCAGAAGTAGATTTAAAAAGATTTCAATAAAAAATCCGCAATAGTTTGCGGATTTTTTGCAGAAAGGAAGGGATTCGAACCCTCGATACAGTTACCCGTATACTACCTTTCCAGGGTAGCTCCTTCAACCACTCGGACACCTTTCTTTTTCAGATGGCAAAGGTAGAATTTATTCTTCAATTTCCGAAATTTCTCCGCGCAGATTTTTCTTGAAATTTTCTGCAAAATTTCTTGAATAATTCGGGTTATCGATTAAATGCATTGCCTTTGCTAAGGCACTTTCGGCAGTGATGTCATGACCGCTTATTGCGCCTATCTTTTTGAAAATATTACTGTTATTATATTTCCCGATGCTTATTCCACCAGAAACACATTGAGAAATCACTACGACTTCAGTTCCGTTATTTCTGATTTTTTGAAGCACTTCTTCCGTTTTTTTATTGCTAAAAATCGTTCCAGAACCAAAAACTTGAAGAATTAAAACCTTGATTTGAGAAATTTGTGGTAAACTTTCTAAATTGATTCCAGGGAAAATTCTCCATAAAAGAATGCTGTCATTCAAATGTAAATCTACTGAAAAATCTTCTTGATGAGGCGTTCTGTACAGCATGGCTTCTTCCACCTTCAAGTGAACACCAGATTCTCCTAAAATAGGGTAATTTGGACTGATAAATGCATCGAAATTCTCAGCAGAATATTTTAAACAACGGTTTCCTCTCAATAATTTATATTCGAAATAGAGCGCCACTTCTTGTACCACCGCTTCATCATTTTGATATAAACTCGCATAATAAAGACTGGTAAGCAAATTTTCTTTGGCATCAGTTCTTAAATCTCCGATTGGCAATTGCGAACCAGTCAAAATCACAGGTTTTCTTAAATTTTTGAGCATGAAACTTAGCGCAGAAGCAGTGTAAGCCATCGTATCTGTTCCGTGAAGAATTAAAAATCCATCAAAATTGTGATAATTTTTCTCAATTAATTGAGCGATTTCCTTCCATTCTTTTGGCCCAACATCTGATGAATCCAAAGGTTCTGAAAACTGATGAACGCTTACTTCGCATTCAAGCAGATTCATCTCTGGGATTTTATTGAAAATATGATTGAAATCAAAAGCGCGAAGACTATTGGTTTCATAATCTTTCTCCATTCCGATGGTTCCGCCTGTGTATATGATGAGGACTTTTCTTTTCATGTAAAATTTTCTTTTTTGTAGAATTTTTCAGACTTTAAAGTTAAAAATTTAAAGTTAATTTCTAAAATATTTTGCAATTTTGCCAAATGATTCCTAAAAACAGACTTCAAGAAACTTTTGATTATTTGAAACAATTTCTTACCGATGAAAGATTGAGCAAAATAGAGTATTTTTCTCAGGAAAGTTCAGATTTTGTACTTCCCGTGATGGAAGATGTGTATCAGTTCCGTAATGCAGCAGCGATTGTAAGAAGTGTAGAAGCGTGTGGTTTTCATCATGTGGTTGCATTGGAAGAAGAAAATGTGTTCAATCCAAATTTGAAGGTAACAAAAGGTGCAGAAACTTGGGTGAAAGTTGAAAAAATGCCCAATAATTTATATTCTTTAAAGGAAATCAAAAACAGAGGGTATAAAATTTTGGCGGTTTCTCCAGAGAATAACGCGACTATGTTACCTGATTACGAAGTAAAAGAACCAATTGCTTTGGTTTTCGGGACTGAGTTGGAAGGCGTTTCAGATGAAATTTTAGATTTTGCAGACGAAACTTTGGCAATTCCCATGTATGGTTTTACTAAGAGTTTTAATGTGTCTGTTGCCGCTGCAATTTGCATGTAC contains the following coding sequences:
- a CDS encoding NAD(P)/FAD-dependent oxidoreductase; this encodes MTKSVEYIIVGDGYAAMFLAHQFIKNNISFLLFTEGKKSASMVSAGMINPAVLKRFTTFWLAQQQIDSLKNTMTEIEQYTRHNYLIEKPILRVFHDEKEKELWLKKSDDNNLKPFLSKDFIKLNSVKNPFECGVVNQSARLDVRGFFTDMMNFLESQNYLIKEKFDYKLLKPNDSTYKDISFKKIIFAEGMAVKENPFFAEIPVHQNKGHHLEVQLSVPLEDGFTIKKKHFIFPLNNGNYYYGGTYDREQIHHKIDDAAVEKLTNALGEFYPHDFEVKEVKFGFRPTVKDRRPILGNHPEFGNLYVFNGLGARGILNGNYFSINLYHHLENGEEIHPEVDLKRFQ
- a CDS encoding asparaginase, with the translated sequence MKRKVLIIYTGGTIGMEKDYETNSLRAFDFNHIFNKIPEMNLLECEVSVHQFSEPLDSSDVGPKEWKEIAQLIEKNYHNFDGFLILHGTDTMAYTASALSFMLKNLRKPVILTGSQLPIGDLRTDAKENLLTSLYYASLYQNDEAVVQEVALYFEYKLLRGNRCLKYSAENFDAFISPNYPILGESGVHLKVEEAMLYRTPHQEDFSVDLHLNDSILLWRIFPGINLESLPQISQIKVLILQVFGSGTIFSNKKTEEVLQKIRNNGTEVVVISQCVSGGISIGKYNNSNIFKKIGAISGHDITAESALAKAMHLIDNPNYSRNFAENFKKNLRGEISEIEE
- a CDS encoding TrmH family RNA methyltransferase, with product MIPKNRLQETFDYLKQFLTDERLSKIEYFSQESSDFVLPVMEDVYQFRNAAAIVRSVEACGFHHVVALEEENVFNPNLKVTKGAETWVKVEKMPNNLYSLKEIKNRGYKILAVSPENNATMLPDYEVKEPIALVFGTELEGVSDEILDFADETLAIPMYGFTKSFNVSVAAAICMYELKQKLMKSGIDYKLSEEKLLEMKIRWTVNSIRSGEELLERFLKI